In Triticum urartu cultivar G1812 chromosome 6, Tu2.1, whole genome shotgun sequence, the following proteins share a genomic window:
- the LOC125512500 gene encoding uncharacterized protein LOC125512500, with product MMASRAAAALRTAALQGHFRRSASTAAAHAERPKAKPMGDYVPVYVALGMIGLAGALGLHTARQQLAHAPNVWVDKRKREAVPEVADPDLALDEAERFVGGSVFRKVAHVQDDRSLTAGVADPVADYPARKAVTLKDVGVDPPGIPEQSREGVLDRIFKKNTA from the exons ATGATGGCTTCACGAGCCGCCGCCGCTCTCCGCACGGCCGCCCTGCAGGGCCACTTCCGGAGGTCGGCCTCCACCGCGGCGGCGCACGCCGAGAGGCCCAAGGCCAAGCCCATGGGCGACTACGTGCCGGTGTACGTGGCGCTGGGGATGATCGGCCTGGCAGGGGCTCTGGGGCTGCACACGGCGCGGCAGCAGCTGGCGCACGCGCCCAACGTCTGGGTCGACAAGCGCAAGCGCGAGGCGGTGCCCGAGGTGGCGGACCCGGACCTCGCCCTCGACGAGGCCGAGCGCTTCGTCGGCGGCTCCGTGTTCCGCAAGGTCGCCCACGTCCAGGACGACCGCTCCCTCACCGCCGGCGTCGCCGACCCCGTCGCCGACTACCC GGCCAGGAAGGCGGTGACGCTCAAGGACGTCGGCGTAGACCCGCCGGGGATCCCCGAGCAGAGCAGGGAGGGCGTCCTCGAcaggatcttcaagaagaacacCGCTTAA